A single genomic interval of Spinacia oleracea cultivar Varoflay chromosome 6, BTI_SOV_V1, whole genome shotgun sequence harbors:
- the LOC110776819 gene encoding uncharacterized protein — protein sequence MKCFRRLFALNDDVGKVMEEYAQFSMKSGPFEDLTCISRMHSMDPKSWWANFGAQTPLLQSLAFKVLGQPTSSSFSERNWSTYAFIHSLRRNKLNPSRAQDLVFIHNNLRLLSRNSEEYAELYTKMWDVGGDAFDSLEDVGFLEFAELSLDEPDLENVLLVED from the coding sequence ATGAAGTGCTTTCGTAGATTATTTGCACTTAATGATGATGTTGGTAAAGTGATGGAAGAATATGCTCAATTCTCTATGAAGAGTGGACCTTTTGAGGATTTAACTTGTATCTCAAGGATGCATTCTATGGATCCTAAGAGTTGGTGGGCAAACTTTGGAGCTCAAACTCCTCTCCTCCAATCTTTGGCATTTAAAGTGCTTGGGCAACCTACTTCATCATCTTTTAGTGAACGAAATTGGAGTACATATGCCTTCATTCACTCACTTAGGAGGAACAAGCTAAATCCAAGTCGTGCCCAAGATTTGGTTTTCATTCACAACAATCTTCGCCTTTTATCAAGGAATTCCGAAGAATATGCGGAGCTTTATACAAAGATGTGGGATGTTGGTGGAGATGCATTTGATTCCTTGGAGGATGTTGGGTTTCTAGAGTTTGCGGAACTCTCACTAGATGAGCCggatttagaaaatgtgttgCTCGTTGAAGATTGA
- the LOC110776818 gene encoding uncharacterized protein: MDQYGFISISTTQSTYIGSSTGSGSIGAESLSSEGSPPLWRFVTRIEKQGAVGGTWKYRCNFCNENRTSSYSRVRAHLLQIKGQGIACCKKVSRADKLEMQKLDDEFENKKLDSGPREVPLPSESLSHLDSDAMFKKRKSEKLPITRCFGIETRDQLDQEIARMFYTGGLPFNLARNPHYMRSYTFAATYNIAGYKPPGYNKLRTTLLVQEKANVENLMIPLKSTWREKGVTIVTDGWSDPTRKPLINFMATSGNGPIFLKAVNCFGEIKDKYFIANLMKEVIQEVGHQNVVQVITDNAVNCKGVGELIESEFPHIYWTPCVVHTLNLALKNICAARNVSNNSETYEECSWITDIHGDAMVIKNFIMNHNMRLAIFQKFSPLKLLSVADTRFASIIVMLKRFKLIKRGLQAMVISDEWTSYREEDTGKANFVKDKIVNDDWWDKLAYIVDFTKPIYDMIRLCDTDKPCLHLVYEMWDSMIEQVKLEIYKKEGRPNSEFSPFSMWFMKSW; this comes from the exons ATG GATCAATATGGATTcatctcaatctcaacaacacaAAGTACTTATATTGGTAGTAGCACGGGTAGTGGGTCAATTGGTGCGGAATCATTGTCTAGTGAGGGTTCTCCTCCATTGTGGAGGTTTGTAACAAGAATTGAAAAACAAGGGGCGGTTGGTGGAACATGGAAATATCGATGTAATTTTTGTAATGAAAACCGAACATCTAGTTATTCAAGAGTTAGGGCCCATTTGCTTCAAATTAAGGGTCAAGGCATTGCATGTTGTAAGAAAGTGTCTCGTGCTGATAAACTTGAAATGCAAAAACTTGATGATGAATTTGAGAATAAGAAACTTGATTCGGGCCCTAGAGAAGTTCCTTTGCCTAGTGAATCTCTTTCTCATTTGGACTCCGATGCTATGTTCAAGAAAAGGAAGTCTGAAAAATTACCAATTACTAGATGTTTTGGTATTGAAACTAGGGATCAATTGGATCAAGAGATTGCAAGGATGTTTTACACAGGAGGGTTGCCATTTAatcttgctaggaatccacacTATATGCGGTCTTATACTTTTGCTGCCACTTATAATATAGCAGGTTACAAACCTCCTGGTTACAATAAGCTTAGAACTACATTACTTGTGCAAGAAAAAGCTAATGTAGAGAACCTAATGATTCCACTAAAGTCAACTTGGAGAGAAAAAGGGGTGACAATTGTGACTGATGGATGGAGTGATCCAACAAGAAAACCTCTCATTAATTTCATGGCTACTTCTGGTAATGGTCCAATATTTCTTAAAGCTGTGAATTGTTTTGGTGAAATAAAAGATAAATATTTCATTGCTAATCTCATGAAAGAAGTTATTCAAGAAGTGGGTCATCAAAATGTAGTGCAAGTCATAACTGATAATGCAGTAAATTGCAAAGGGGTTGGGGAGCTAATTGAGAGTGAGTTTCCTCACATTTATTGGACACCATGTGTTGTTCATACCCTTAATCTTGCTTTGAAGAATATTTGTGCGGCAAGGAATGTGAGTAACAATTCTGAAACTTATGAAGAATGTAGTTGGATCACTGATATCCATGGGGATGCAATGGTAATTAAAAATTTCATCATGAACCACAACATGAGATTGGCTATCTTCCAAAAGTTTTCTCCTCTTAAGTTGCTTTCCGTGGCCGATACTCGCTTTGCCTCCATTATTGTGATGCTTAAGAGATTTAAGCTTATTAAACGAGGTCTTCAAGCCATGGTTATAAGTGATGAGTGGACTTCTTATAGAGAAGAAGACACGGGGAAGGCAAACTTTGTGAAAGACAAGATTGTGAATGATGATTGGTGGGACAAACTAGCTTACATTGTTGATTTCACAAAGCCTATCTATGACATGATTAGGCTTTGTGACACTGATAAACCATGCCTTCACTTAGTGTATGAGATGTGGGATTCTATGATTGAACAAGTGAAGCTTGAGATTTACAAGAAAGAAGGTCGTCCCAATTCGGAGTTTAGTCCCTTTTCCATGTGGTTTATGAAATCTTGGTAG